The Nocardioides campestrisoli genome includes a window with the following:
- a CDS encoding DEAD/DEAH box helicase, with product MMAGAWWEHPQNPDELYDAFTAWAERGGTPLYPHQEEAVLELFSGSNVVLATPTGSGKSLVALAAHLAALSEDRVSFYTAPIKALVSEKFFALCEVLGADNVGMLTGDGAVNPDAPVICCTAEVLANIALREGASADVGLVVMDEFHYYGEHDRGWAWQVPLLELPRAQFLLMSATLGDVTPIAEDLSRRTGRETAVVDDAERPVPLSFSWALTPLDETLQELVDTHQTPVYVVHFTQAAAVEHATQVVKQLKKTDRAEELRERLAGFRFGAGFGKTLAQLLRQGIGVHHAGMLPKYRRLVEQLAQAGLLRVICGTDTLGVGINVPIRTVLFTALAKFDGRKQRILRSREFLQIAGRAGRAGFDTQGYVVVQAPEHVIENERAKAKAEAKNAAMSEEKRAKRRSKAQLRKPPEGSVVWTEQTFEKLVASRPEPLASRMKVDNAMLLNVVAREEDAFPVMRRLMQDNHEDRRSQLRLSRRALRLARSLVRTGVLTRLDELDGFGRRYVLTVDLPEDFALNQPLSHFALAALDVLDPEAPTYTLDVVSVVEAVLEAPRQVLFAQQHVARGEAIAEMKADGLEYDERMERLEQITWPQPLAELLEATYELYRQSHPWLPEDGLSPKSVLRDMYEQGMGFTDFVSRYQLARSEGLVLRYLTDAYRALRQTVPEAHRTPELEELVEWLGETVRQTDSSLLDEWEALNDPNHVPSQVAHHEPPTHPRPLSKQDKALRVMVRNAMFAKVRWVARDELDALVRAERQAADRIDPPREVVMTRSAWDAALEEYYAEHDVVGIDADARGPSYVEVGEEEVGEPVGAPEETVARLRRVTQTLADPEGHHDWVIEAVLDCDATDEAGELVLQTVAMRRLGG from the coding sequence ATGATGGCCGGCGCCTGGTGGGAGCACCCGCAGAACCCCGACGAGCTGTACGACGCCTTCACGGCCTGGGCGGAGCGCGGCGGGACGCCGCTCTACCCGCACCAGGAGGAGGCGGTGCTGGAGCTGTTCTCGGGGAGCAACGTCGTGCTCGCCACCCCCACCGGCTCGGGGAAGTCGCTGGTGGCGCTGGCCGCGCACCTGGCGGCCCTCTCCGAGGACCGGGTCTCCTTCTACACCGCCCCGATCAAGGCGCTGGTGAGCGAGAAGTTCTTCGCGCTCTGCGAGGTGCTCGGCGCCGACAACGTCGGCATGCTCACCGGTGACGGCGCCGTCAACCCGGATGCCCCGGTGATCTGCTGCACCGCGGAGGTGCTGGCCAACATCGCGCTGCGCGAGGGCGCGAGCGCCGATGTCGGGCTCGTGGTGATGGACGAGTTCCACTACTACGGCGAGCACGACCGGGGCTGGGCCTGGCAGGTGCCGCTGCTGGAGCTGCCGCGCGCCCAGTTCCTGCTGATGTCGGCGACCCTGGGCGACGTCACCCCGATCGCCGAGGACCTGTCGCGCCGGACCGGGCGCGAGACCGCGGTGGTCGACGACGCGGAGCGGCCGGTGCCGCTGAGCTTCAGCTGGGCGCTGACCCCGCTGGACGAGACGCTGCAGGAGCTGGTGGACACCCACCAGACGCCGGTCTACGTCGTCCACTTCACCCAGGCGGCAGCGGTGGAGCACGCCACCCAGGTGGTCAAGCAGCTGAAGAAGACGGACCGGGCCGAGGAGCTGCGCGAGCGGCTGGCCGGCTTCCGCTTCGGTGCCGGCTTCGGCAAGACGCTGGCCCAGCTGCTGCGCCAGGGCATCGGCGTGCACCACGCCGGGATGCTGCCGAAGTACCGCCGGCTCGTCGAGCAGCTCGCCCAGGCAGGGCTGCTCCGGGTGATCTGCGGCACCGACACCCTGGGTGTGGGGATCAACGTGCCGATCCGGACGGTGCTGTTCACCGCGCTGGCCAAGTTCGACGGCCGCAAGCAGCGGATCCTGCGCAGCCGCGAGTTCCTGCAGATCGCCGGGCGCGCCGGCCGGGCCGGGTTCGACACCCAGGGCTACGTCGTCGTGCAGGCGCCCGAGCACGTCATCGAGAACGAGCGGGCCAAGGCCAAGGCCGAGGCGAAGAACGCCGCGATGAGCGAGGAGAAGCGGGCCAAGCGGCGCAGCAAGGCGCAGCTGCGCAAGCCGCCCGAGGGCTCGGTGGTGTGGACGGAGCAGACGTTCGAGAAGCTCGTCGCCTCCCGTCCCGAGCCGCTCGCCTCGCGGATGAAGGTCGACAACGCGATGCTGCTCAACGTGGTGGCCCGCGAGGAGGACGCCTTCCCGGTGATGCGGCGCCTCATGCAGGACAACCACGAGGACCGGCGCAGCCAGTTGCGGCTCTCCCGCCGGGCGCTGCGGCTGGCCCGCAGCCTGGTGCGCACCGGGGTGCTGACCCGGCTCGACGAGCTCGACGGGTTCGGGCGGCGCTACGTGCTGACCGTCGACCTGCCCGAGGACTTCGCGCTCAACCAGCCGCTCTCGCACTTCGCGCTGGCCGCGCTGGACGTCCTCGACCCGGAGGCGCCGACGTACACGCTGGACGTGGTCTCGGTGGTCGAGGCGGTGCTGGAGGCACCCCGGCAGGTGCTCTTCGCCCAGCAGCACGTGGCCCGGGGCGAGGCGATCGCGGAGATGAAGGCCGACGGCCTCGAGTACGACGAGCGGATGGAGCGGCTCGAGCAGATCACCTGGCCCCAGCCGCTGGCCGAGCTGCTGGAGGCCACCTACGAGCTCTACCGCCAGAGCCACCCGTGGCTCCCCGAGGACGGCCTCTCCCCGAAGTCGGTGCTCCGCGACATGTACGAGCAGGGGATGGGGTTCACCGACTTCGTCAGCCGCTACCAGCTGGCCCGCTCGGAGGGCCTGGTGCTGCGCTACCTCACCGACGCCTACCGGGCACTGCGCCAGACGGTGCCCGAGGCGCACCGCACCCCCGAGCTGGAGGAGCTGGTGGAGTGGCTGGGGGAGACGGTGCGCCAGACCGACTCCTCGCTGCTGGACGAGTGGGAGGCCCTCAACGACCCGAACCACGTGCCGAGCCAGGTCGCCCACCACGAACCGCCGACCCACCCGCGACCGCTGAGCAAGCAGGACAAGGCGCTGCGGGTGATGGTCCGCAACGCCATGTTCGCCAAGGTCCGCTGGGTGGCCAGGGACGAGCTCGACGCGCTGGTGCGCGCCGAGCGTCAAGCCGCCGACCGGATCGACCCGCCGCGCGAGGTGGTGATGACCCGCTCCGCCTGGGACGCGGCGCTCGAGGAGTACTACGCCGAGCACGACGTGGTCGGCATCGACGCGGACGCCCGCGGGCCGTCGTACGTCGAGGTGGGCGAGGAGGAGGTCGGGGAGCCGGTCGGAGCACCCGAGGAGACGGTGGCGCGGCTACGCCGCGTCACCCAGACGCTCGCCGACCCCGAGGGTCACCACGACTGGGTGATCGAGGCGGTGCTCGACTGCGACGCCACCGACGAGGCGGGCGAGCTGGTCCTCCAGACCGTCGCGATGCGCAGGCTCGGCGGATGA
- the der gene encoding ribosome biogenesis GTPase Der, which produces MTETSEASASLGPVPILAVVGRPNVGKSTLVNRIIGRREAVVEDRPGVTRDRVSYDANWNGRSFTVVDTGGWDPDARGLAEQIAGQAEVAVTLADAVLFVVDATVGITDADEAVVKVLRKSGKPVVLAANKVDDQRTEAEAYGLWNLGLGEPFAVSALHGRGSGDMLDAILAALPEPPPERFDEVGGPRRIAIVGRPNVGKSSLLNRLAGEDRVVVDNVAGTTVDPVDELIELGGRAWRFIDTAGIRKRVKTASGHEYYASLRTNNAIDRAEVAVLVVDGGQSISEQDMRIIQTIREAGRALVIAFNKWDLVDEERRYYLEREIERDLVQVRWAPRINITARTGWHVDRLVPALDKALEGWETRIGTGALNNFLGRLVAEQPHPVRSGKQPKILFGTQAGTAPPTFVLFTSGKLDASYERFIERRLREEFGFVGTPIVLQQRPREKRKR; this is translated from the coding sequence ATGACCGAGACGTCCGAGGCCTCGGCCTCCCTGGGACCCGTGCCGATCCTGGCCGTCGTCGGCCGGCCCAACGTCGGGAAGTCGACGCTGGTCAACCGGATCATCGGCCGCCGCGAGGCGGTCGTGGAGGACCGCCCGGGGGTGACCCGGGACCGGGTCTCCTACGACGCGAACTGGAACGGCCGCTCCTTCACCGTCGTCGACACCGGCGGCTGGGACCCTGACGCCCGGGGCCTGGCCGAGCAGATCGCCGGACAGGCCGAGGTGGCCGTCACCCTGGCCGACGCGGTGCTGTTCGTCGTCGACGCGACGGTGGGCATCACCGACGCCGACGAGGCCGTCGTCAAGGTGCTGCGCAAGTCCGGCAAGCCGGTCGTCCTGGCCGCCAACAAGGTCGACGACCAGCGGACCGAGGCCGAGGCGTACGGCCTGTGGAACCTGGGCCTGGGCGAGCCGTTCGCGGTCTCTGCGCTGCACGGCCGGGGGAGCGGCGACATGCTCGACGCGATCCTGGCTGCGCTGCCCGAGCCGCCCCCCGAGCGGTTCGACGAGGTCGGCGGACCCCGCCGGATCGCCATCGTCGGCCGTCCGAACGTCGGCAAGTCCAGTCTGCTCAACCGGCTCGCCGGTGAGGACCGGGTGGTGGTCGACAACGTCGCCGGCACGACCGTGGACCCCGTGGACGAGCTGATCGAGCTGGGTGGCCGCGCCTGGCGGTTCATCGACACCGCCGGCATCCGCAAGCGGGTCAAGACCGCTTCGGGCCACGAGTACTACGCCTCCCTGCGGACCAACAACGCGATCGACCGTGCCGAGGTCGCCGTGCTGGTCGTCGACGGTGGGCAGTCGATCTCCGAGCAGGACATGCGGATCATCCAGACCATCCGCGAGGCCGGCCGTGCGCTCGTCATCGCCTTCAACAAGTGGGACCTGGTCGACGAGGAGCGCCGTTACTACCTGGAGCGGGAGATCGAGCGCGACCTGGTGCAGGTGCGCTGGGCGCCGCGGATCAACATCACCGCGCGCACCGGATGGCACGTGGACCGCCTCGTGCCGGCCCTGGACAAGGCGCTGGAGGGCTGGGAGACCCGGATCGGCACCGGTGCCCTCAACAACTTCCTGGGCCGCCTGGTCGCCGAGCAGCCGCACCCCGTGCGCAGCGGCAAGCAGCCGAAGATCCTCTTCGGCACGCAGGCGGGCACCGCGCCGCCGACGTTCGTCCTTTTCACCAGCGGCAAGCTCGACGCCTCCTACGAGCGCTTCATCGAGCGCCGGCTGCGCGAGGAGTTCGGCTTCGTCGGTACGCCGATCGTGCTGCAGCAGCGCCCCCGCGAGAAGCGCAAGCGCTGA
- a CDS encoding pseudouridine synthase, translated as MSEHEELPGGVPDEDGLVRLQKLLAQSGVASRRKCEELMLAGLVEVDGEVVSRLGTKVDPKTAVIRVDGVRLPPQSAHVYLVLNKPRGVVSTMSDPEGRRNLGDVVADRPERLFHVGRLDTDTSGLLLLTNDGDFAHRMAHPSYEVEKTYVAEVDGEVSRATLRQLREGVELEDGPVQVSRVKVVETGRGAAQGRSIVELVIHEGRNRIVRRLLDHVGHPVRRLTRTRFGPVELGRLPVGEMRELTRTELGTLLDRVQL; from the coding sequence ATGAGCGAGCACGAGGAGCTGCCGGGCGGCGTCCCGGACGAGGACGGGCTGGTGCGGCTGCAGAAGCTGCTCGCCCAGTCCGGCGTCGCGTCGCGGCGCAAGTGCGAGGAGCTGATGCTGGCCGGGCTCGTCGAGGTGGACGGGGAGGTCGTCAGCCGCCTCGGCACGAAGGTCGACCCGAAGACCGCGGTGATCCGGGTCGACGGCGTGCGCCTGCCGCCGCAGTCGGCCCACGTCTACCTGGTGCTCAACAAGCCCCGGGGCGTGGTCTCGACGATGTCCGACCCGGAGGGCCGTCGGAACCTCGGCGACGTGGTCGCGGACCGGCCCGAGCGCCTCTTCCACGTCGGCCGTCTGGACACCGACACCTCGGGACTGCTGCTGCTGACCAACGACGGCGACTTCGCGCACCGGATGGCCCACCCCTCCTACGAGGTGGAGAAGACCTACGTCGCGGAGGTCGACGGCGAGGTGTCCCGGGCCACCCTGCGCCAGCTGCGCGAAGGCGTGGAGCTCGAGGACGGACCCGTGCAGGTGAGCCGGGTCAAGGTCGTGGAGACGGGCCGCGGAGCCGCCCAGGGGCGCTCCATCGTCGAGCTGGTGATCCACGAGGGCCGCAACCGGATCGTCCGCCGGTTGCTCGACCACGTGGGCCACCCGGTGCGTCGGCTCACCCGGACCCGGTTCGGTCCGGTCGAGCTGGGCAGGCTGCCGGTGGGGGAGATGCGGGAGCTGACCCGCACGGAGCTCGGGACGTTGCTGGACCGTGTGCAGCTGTAG
- the scpB gene encoding SMC-Scp complex subunit ScpB: MTHPEDGQVPPEGAGAAQQPDQQETLAVPLVSLRPALEAVLMVADQPLDRMTLATAVGHPVEEVDAALHALAAEYTEQGRGFELRHVAGGWRFYTREEYAFVVEAFVLEGQQARLTQAALETLAVVAYKQPISRARVSAIRGVNVDGVMRTLLSRGLVEEAGRDETTGAHLYGTTSYFLERIGVTSLDDLPELAPYLPDMDDFDDELAAAAGQSALPSEPQAAEVQESTETTAAEAAHHSPHSGAGTEPDAGTEIG, translated from the coding sequence ATGACCCACCCAGAGGACGGACAGGTCCCCCCGGAGGGGGCCGGCGCCGCCCAGCAGCCCGACCAGCAGGAGACGCTCGCCGTCCCCCTGGTCTCCCTGCGCCCGGCGCTGGAGGCGGTGCTGATGGTCGCCGACCAGCCGCTGGACCGGATGACCCTGGCCACCGCGGTCGGGCACCCCGTGGAGGAGGTGGACGCCGCGCTGCACGCGCTCGCCGCGGAGTACACCGAGCAGGGGCGGGGCTTCGAGCTGCGGCACGTGGCCGGGGGATGGCGGTTCTACACCCGCGAGGAGTACGCCTTCGTGGTCGAGGCCTTCGTGCTCGAGGGACAGCAGGCCCGGCTGACCCAGGCGGCGCTGGAGACGCTGGCGGTGGTGGCGTACAAGCAGCCGATCTCCCGGGCCCGGGTCTCGGCCATCCGGGGCGTCAACGTCGACGGGGTGATGCGGACGCTGCTCTCCCGCGGCCTGGTCGAGGAGGCCGGCCGGGACGAGACGACCGGCGCTCATCTCTACGGGACCACCAGCTACTTCCTGGAGCGGATCGGCGTCACCAGCCTGGACGACCTGCCCGAGCTGGCGCCGTACCTGCCGGACATGGACGACTTCGACGACGAGCTGGCGGCCGCGGCGGGTCAGTCGGCGCTCCCGTCCGAGCCACAGGCTGCCGAGGTGCAGGAGAGCACCGAGACCACCGCCGCCGAGGCGGCACACCACTCCCCGCACAGCGGCGCGGGGACCGAGCCTGATGCCGGGACGGAGATCGGATGA
- a CDS encoding ParA family protein, translating into MSEPIPFPASEGAGLSEQVLGPTGRPVPVFPEPQPVTQHGPARVISMCNQKGGVGKTTTAINLGASLAEFGRRVLLVDFDPQGSLSVGLGLNPHEMDLTVYNLLMQRDVTLDEVVVASGVPGMDLLPSNIDLSAAEVQLVHEVAREQTLQRVLAPALEHYDVILIDCQPSLGLLTVNALTASDGVIVPLECEYFALRGVALLKTTIDKVRERLNPKLEIDGVLGTMFDGRTLHSREVMQRLVQAWGDKVFHTVIRRTVKFSDSTVAGEPITSYASSSAGADSYRTLAKEVLARWLDG; encoded by the coding sequence GTGAGCGAACCGATCCCGTTCCCCGCCTCGGAGGGCGCCGGCCTCTCCGAGCAGGTCCTCGGCCCGACCGGCCGGCCCGTGCCGGTCTTCCCGGAGCCGCAGCCGGTGACCCAGCACGGCCCCGCCCGGGTCATCTCGATGTGCAACCAGAAGGGTGGGGTCGGCAAGACCACCACCGCCATCAACCTCGGGGCCTCGCTGGCCGAGTTCGGCCGCCGGGTCCTGCTCGTGGACTTCGACCCCCAGGGCTCCCTGTCGGTGGGTCTCGGGCTCAACCCGCACGAGATGGACCTGACGGTCTACAACCTCCTGATGCAGCGCGACGTCACCCTCGACGAGGTGGTCGTCGCCTCCGGCGTGCCCGGGATGGACCTGCTGCCCTCCAACATCGACCTCTCCGCCGCCGAGGTGCAGCTGGTGCACGAGGTCGCCCGCGAGCAGACGCTCCAGCGGGTGCTCGCGCCGGCTCTCGAGCACTACGACGTCATCCTGATCGACTGCCAGCCCTCGCTCGGCCTGCTGACCGTCAACGCCCTCACCGCCTCCGACGGGGTGATCGTGCCGCTGGAGTGCGAGTACTTCGCGCTGCGCGGCGTCGCCCTGCTCAAGACCACGATCGACAAGGTCCGCGAGCGGCTCAACCCCAAGCTCGAGATCGACGGCGTGCTCGGCACCATGTTCGACGGCCGCACCCTGCACAGCCGTGAGGTCATGCAGCGCCTGGTGCAGGCCTGGGGCGACAAGGTCTTCCACACGGTGATCCGCCGCACGGTGAAGTTCTCCGACTCGACCGTCGCGGGGGAGCCCATCACCAGCTACGCGTCGAGCTCGGCCGGTGCCGACTCCTACCGGACGCTCGCCAAGGAGGTGCTGGCCCGGTGGCTCGACGGGTGA
- a CDS encoding lysophospholipid acyltransferase family protein: MTSAELPPSSERHPPTRLLALGRPVARRLVSAWYDVRISGAPQVPSDGPVILAANHIGWLDGPLLAALAPRPVHALTKTEMFHGAAGKLLCRAGQIPLDRFRTDMSAVRQSLRVLRDGGTLGIFPEGKRGPGDLRRFHHGAAYLALVTGAPVVPVTFFGTRLPGGSSDSVPPRGARIDLVHGESWQVDQQPWPRTKEQVLHASALLLQHMRRELDRARALTGRDLPGPLPAGQTEKDPDTGFVKRGTP; encoded by the coding sequence ATGACCTCCGCCGAGCTGCCCCCCAGCAGCGAGCGGCATCCTCCGACCCGGCTGCTGGCCCTCGGGCGTCCGGTCGCCCGGCGCCTGGTCTCCGCCTGGTACGACGTGCGGATCTCCGGCGCACCCCAGGTGCCGTCCGACGGCCCGGTGATCCTGGCCGCCAACCACATCGGCTGGCTCGACGGCCCGTTGCTGGCGGCGCTCGCGCCGCGGCCTGTGCACGCGCTGACCAAGACCGAGATGTTCCACGGCGCTGCGGGGAAGCTGTTGTGCCGCGCCGGCCAGATCCCCCTGGACCGGTTCCGCACCGACATGTCTGCCGTCCGGCAGTCGCTGCGCGTGCTGCGCGACGGCGGGACGCTGGGGATCTTCCCCGAGGGCAAGCGCGGACCGGGCGACCTGCGCCGGTTCCACCACGGCGCGGCGTACCTGGCGCTGGTCACCGGCGCCCCGGTGGTGCCGGTGACCTTCTTCGGCACCCGCCTGCCAGGGGGGTCGTCTGACTCCGTCCCACCCCGGGGTGCCAGGATCGACCTTGTGCACGGTGAGAGCTGGCAGGTTGACCAGCAGCCCTGGCCGAGGACGAAGGAACAAGTGCTCCACGCCTCGGCGTTGCTGCTTCAGCACATGCGCCGCGAGCTGGACCGTGCCCGCGCCCTGACGGGGCGCGACCTGCCGGGACCACTCCCGGCCGGGCAGACCGAGAAGGACCCGGACACCGGGTTCGTGAAGCGAGGAACACCATGA
- the aroH gene encoding chorismate mutase, with translation MSVRAVRGATQLDEDTPEHMRARVAEMVQEVMAANALDVDDFISILFTATSDLVAEFPAYAARQLGFSDVPLMCARELEIAGSLPRVVRLMAHVETDLARADVTHIYLHGAAALRRDLAKVREVPGGETR, from the coding sequence GTGAGCGTGCGTGCCGTGCGCGGAGCCACCCAGCTGGACGAGGACACCCCGGAGCACATGCGTGCCCGGGTGGCCGAGATGGTCCAGGAGGTGATGGCCGCCAACGCGCTGGACGTCGACGACTTCATCTCGATCCTCTTCACCGCGACCAGCGACCTGGTCGCGGAGTTCCCGGCGTACGCCGCCCGTCAGCTCGGCTTCTCCGACGTGCCGCTCATGTGCGCCCGGGAGCTGGAGATCGCCGGCTCGCTGCCCCGCGTGGTGCGGCTGATGGCGCACGTGGAGACCGACCTGGCACGAGCCGACGTCACCCACATCTACCTGCACGGGGCCGCGGCGCTGCGCCGCGACCTGGCCAAGGTGCGCGAGGTCCCGGGCGGCGAGACCCGGTGA
- a CDS encoding segregation and condensation protein A, whose translation MTTPPSYAGSEPGQEAPAFAVRLDNFEGPFDLLLSLIAKHKLDVTEVSLSQVTDEFIAFVKAGGPVWDLEQTTSFLLVASTLLDLKAARLLPQGDVEDEEDLALLEARDLLFARLLQYRAFKQVASVLERRLTAEGLRHARAVGMEERFATLLPEVLIGIGLDQFAALAARALEPKVVPEVSLEHIHAAKVSVREQARLVAGRLRQHQTMTFRALCRDSPDTLTTVARFLSLLELFREGAVAFDQVSPLGELTVRWTGGEDEVDVVTVDEFDGAPQPEETEVGGAEAHTSAADAADKSEEDA comes from the coding sequence GTGACGACCCCGCCGTCGTACGCGGGCTCCGAGCCGGGCCAGGAGGCTCCCGCGTTCGCGGTCCGGCTGGACAACTTCGAGGGTCCCTTCGACCTGCTGCTCTCGCTGATCGCCAAGCACAAGCTCGACGTCACCGAGGTCTCGCTCTCCCAGGTCACCGACGAGTTCATCGCCTTCGTCAAGGCGGGCGGGCCGGTCTGGGACCTGGAGCAGACCACGTCGTTCCTGCTGGTCGCCTCCACCCTGCTCGACCTGAAGGCCGCGCGGCTGCTCCCGCAGGGCGACGTGGAGGACGAGGAGGACCTGGCGCTGCTGGAGGCCCGCGACCTGCTCTTCGCCCGGTTGCTGCAGTACCGGGCGTTCAAGCAGGTGGCCTCGGTCCTGGAGCGCCGGCTGACGGCCGAGGGCCTGCGGCACGCCCGAGCCGTCGGGATGGAGGAGCGGTTCGCCACCCTGCTGCCGGAGGTGCTGATCGGCATCGGCCTGGACCAGTTCGCCGCGCTCGCCGCGCGTGCCCTCGAGCCCAAGGTGGTGCCGGAGGTCTCGCTGGAGCACATCCACGCGGCGAAGGTCAGCGTCCGTGAGCAGGCGCGACTGGTGGCAGGCCGGCTGCGCCAGCACCAGACGATGACGTTCCGGGCGCTGTGCCGCGACTCGCCCGACACCCTCACCACCGTCGCCCGGTTCCTGTCGCTGCTCGAGCTCTTCCGGGAGGGCGCCGTGGCGTTCGACCAGGTGAGCCCCCTGGGCGAGCTCACGGTCCGGTGGACCGGGGGAGAGGATGAGGTGGACGTGGTCACGGTCGACGAGTTCGACGGCGCTCCGCAGCCGGAGGAGACTGAGGTCGGCGGCGCGGAGGCACACACGAGCGCGGCAGACGCGGCAGACAAGTCGGAAGAGGACGCATGA
- a CDS encoding prephenate dehydrogenase, producing MTLSGPVEVVGAGLLGTSIALACRRAGLEVLLSDTSVVNLRTASGLGAGRPRRPEDRPQLVVVAVPPDLLGETIAEALSRTDAVVTDVGSIKSRPLAEVRARVDPATSARYVGSHPMAGSERSGPLAATATLFDGRPWAVVRHPGSDPAAVDLVADLAQVCGAVVVELGPEEHDRAVARTSHLPHLAAVLVAGRLRDAPGRDLALSGQGVRDVTRIAASDPRLWEQIVSANSEAVLEVLGEVREQLDALLDAVRAGERETLRAVLTRGVEGTRAIPGKHGGPAVPVTSCFVAVSDTPGVLARLFADAGESGVNIEDVRIDHDPGRAGGLVELVVEERREAQLRESLESRGWVTHR from the coding sequence GTGACCCTGTCCGGTCCGGTCGAGGTGGTCGGTGCCGGCCTGCTCGGGACGTCCATCGCCCTGGCCTGTCGCCGGGCGGGGCTCGAGGTGCTGCTCTCCGACACCTCCGTGGTGAACCTGCGCACGGCCTCGGGCCTGGGCGCCGGACGCCCGCGGCGCCCCGAGGACCGGCCACAGCTGGTCGTGGTCGCCGTGCCGCCGGACCTGCTCGGCGAGACCATCGCCGAGGCGCTGAGCCGCACCGATGCCGTGGTGACCGACGTGGGCAGCATCAAGTCACGTCCCCTGGCCGAGGTGCGCGCGCGCGTCGACCCTGCGACGTCCGCGCGGTACGTCGGCAGTCACCCCATGGCCGGCAGCGAGCGCTCGGGCCCCCTGGCCGCCACCGCCACCCTGTTCGACGGGCGACCCTGGGCCGTGGTGCGGCATCCGGGCAGTGACCCGGCAGCGGTGGACCTGGTCGCCGACCTGGCCCAGGTGTGCGGCGCGGTGGTCGTCGAGCTGGGCCCGGAGGAGCACGACCGGGCCGTGGCCCGCACCTCCCACCTGCCGCACCTGGCGGCCGTCCTGGTGGCGGGCCGCCTGCGCGACGCCCCGGGTCGCGACCTGGCGCTGTCGGGCCAGGGGGTCCGCGACGTGACCCGGATCGCGGCCAGCGACCCCCGGTTGTGGGAGCAGATCGTCTCGGCCAACTCCGAGGCGGTGCTCGAGGTCCTGGGCGAGGTCCGCGAGCAGCTGGACGCGCTCCTGGACGCCGTCCGGGCGGGGGAGCGGGAGACGTTGCGTGCGGTGCTGACCCGCGGCGTCGAGGGCACCCGGGCCATCCCGGGCAAGCACGGAGGGCCGGCGGTCCCGGTCACGTCGTGCTTCGTGGCGGTCTCCGACACCCCGGGCGTGCTGGCGCGGCTCTTCGCCGACGCAGGCGAGAGCGGGGTCAACATCGAGGACGTGCGGATCGACCACGACCCGGGTCGGGCCGGCGGTCTGGTCGAGCTGGTGGTGGAGGAGCGGCGCGAGGCCCAGCTGCGTGAGTCTCTGGAATCCCGGGGCTGGGTCACCCACCGGTAG
- the cmk gene encoding (d)CMP kinase has product MSTSHAPVPGLVIAIDGPSGSGKSSTSRGVASQLGLRYLDTGAMFRAITWWMLDHGVDVHDAGAVAVSAGEPQVVSGTDPAAPSITVDGVDVSVAIRSDEVNAAVSPVSAVPEVRARLLELQRQVIGEGGIVVEGRDIGSVVAPDADVKVFLTADPAARAARRALEEGGSDVAATEASLLARDAIDSTRKTAPLVQADGAVQLDTTGYTLAEVVDQVVALAQAVGNPR; this is encoded by the coding sequence GTGAGCACGTCGCACGCACCCGTCCCCGGCCTCGTCATCGCGATCGACGGGCCCTCCGGATCGGGGAAGTCGAGCACCTCGCGCGGGGTGGCCTCCCAGCTGGGCCTGCGCTACCTGGACACCGGCGCGATGTTCCGTGCGATCACCTGGTGGATGCTCGACCACGGGGTCGACGTCCACGACGCGGGTGCGGTGGCGGTGAGCGCGGGGGAGCCGCAGGTGGTCTCCGGGACCGACCCGGCAGCCCCCTCCATCACGGTGGACGGGGTCGACGTCTCGGTGGCGATCCGCAGCGACGAGGTCAACGCCGCCGTCAGCCCGGTCAGCGCGGTGCCCGAGGTGCGGGCCCGGCTGCTGGAGCTGCAGCGGCAGGTGATCGGCGAGGGAGGCATCGTCGTCGAGGGCCGCGACATCGGCTCCGTGGTCGCCCCCGACGCGGACGTGAAGGTCTTCCTGACCGCCGACCCGGCGGCCCGGGCCGCCCGGCGGGCCCTCGAGGAGGGCGGCTCCGACGTGGCCGCCACCGAGGCCTCCCTGCTCGCGCGGGACGCGATCGACTCGACCCGCAAGACCGCCCCGCTGGTGCAGGCCGACGGGGCGGTGCAGCTCGACACCACCGGTTACACGCTGGCGGAGGTCGTGGACCAGGTGGTCGCGCTCGCCCAGGCGGTGGGGAACCCGCGATGA